One Pristiophorus japonicus isolate sPriJap1 chromosome 19, sPriJap1.hap1, whole genome shotgun sequence genomic window carries:
- the LOC139229900 gene encoding histone H2B 1/2-like has translation MKQVHPDTGISAAALGIMNSVVNDIFERIAGEVSHLAQYNKRHTISCREIQTAVRLLLPGELVKHAMSEGTKAVTKYTSSK, from the coding sequence atgaagcaggttcaccccgacaccggcatctccgccGCGGccttgggcatcatgaactcggttgtgaacgatattttcgagcgcatcgcgggagAGGTTTCCCACCTGGCCCAATACAACAAGCGCCACACCATCAGCTGCCGGGAGATTCAGactgccgtgcgcctgctgctgccgggAGAGCTGGTCAAGCACGccatgtcggaagggacaaaggcggtgaccaaatacaccagctccaagtaa